Proteins from a single region of Gossypium arboreum isolate Shixiya-1 chromosome 1, ASM2569848v2, whole genome shotgun sequence:
- the LOC108464227 gene encoding histone H4: MSGRGKGGKGLGKGGAKRHRKVLRDNIQGITKPAIRRLARRGGVKRISGLIYEETRGVLKIFLENVIRDAVTYTEHARRKTVTAMDVVYALKRQGRTLYGFGG, translated from the coding sequence ATGTCAGGAAGAGGAAAGGGAGGCAAGGGTTTGGGTAAGGGAGGAGCGAAGCGTCACCGTAAGGTCCTCCGTGACAATATCCAGGGAATTACGAAGCCGGCTATTCGGCGTTTGGCTCGTAGGGGAGGCGTTAAGCGTATCAGCGGCTTGATCTACGAAGAAACCCGTGGTGTTCTTAAGATCTTCCTGGAGAACGTGATTCGTGACGCTGTCACCTACACAGAGCACGCGAGGAGAAAGACTGTGACTGCTATGGATGTGGTTTATGCACTCAAGAGGCAGGGCAGGACTTTGTATGGATTCGGTGGTTAA
- the LOC108464226 gene encoding calcium-transporting ATPase 1, endoplasmic reticulum-type-like yields the protein MGRGGENYGKRENAGAASFKQETFPAWARDVKQCEEKYQVNRELGLSSAEVEKRRQIYGLNELLKHKPTSIFQLLLEQFNDTLVRILLAAAIISFVLAWYDGEGGGEKEITAFVEPLVIFLILIVNAFVGIWQESSAEKALEALKEIQSEHADVIRDGKKVSSLPAKELVPGDIVELRVGDKVPADMRVLNMISSTVRVEQGSLTGESEAVSKTVKVVPENSDIQGKKCMVFAGTTMVNGNCICLVTEIGMNTEIGKVHSQIHEASQSDTDTPLKKKLNEFGEVLTMIIGMICILVWLINVKYFLSWEYVDGWPTNFKFSFEKCTYYFEIAVALAVAAIPEGLPAVITTCLALGTRKMAQKNALVRKLPSVETLGCTTVICSDKTGTLTTNQMAVSKLVAIGSRSGTLRSFDVEGTTYDPFDGKILGWPVDGMDSNLEMIAKISAVCNDAGVEQSGRHYVAIGMPTEAALKVLVEKMELPEKYASSSVPGDPRPTQGCCHVWNKMVQRIATLEFDRDRKSMGVIINSSSGNKSLLVKGAVENLLERSSFIQLLDGSTVELDKYSKDLILQVLREMSTDALRCLGFAYKEELPEFATYNGDEDHPAHQLLLNPSNYSSIESNLIFVGLVGLRDPPRKEVRQAIEDCKAAGIRVMVITGDNKNTAEAICREIGVFGYREDITSRSLTGKEFMDHPDQRNHLRQNGGLLFSRAEPRHKQEIVRLLKQDGEVVAMTGDGVNDAPALKLADIGVAMGITGTEVAKEASDMVLADDNFSTIVAAVGEGRSIYDNMKAFIRYMISSNIGEVASIFLTAALGIPEGMIPVQLLWVNLVTDGPPATALGFNPQDTDIMKKPPRRSNDSLITAWILFRYLVIGSYVGLATVGVFIIWYTHNTFMGIDLSGDGHSLVTYSQLSNWDKCPSWVNFTASPFTAGPQVFNFDTNPCDYFRSGKIKASTLSLSVLVSIEMFNSLNALSEDGSLLTMPPWVNPWLLLAMSISFGLHFLILYVPFLAQVFGIVPLSLNEWLLVLAVAFPVILIDEVLKCIGRCTTGPRYSPATKSIKHKAE from the exons ATGGGGAGAGGAGGGGAAAACTATGGTAAGAGAGAAAATGCAGGTGCTGCCTCTTTCAAGCAAGAAACTTTTCCAGCTTGGGCAAGAGATGTGAAACAATGTGAAGAGAAGTACCAAGTGAATCGAGAATTGGGATTATCAAGTGCTGAAGTTGAAAAAAGGAGGCAGATTTATGGATTGAACGAGTTACTGAAACACAAGCCGACATCCATCTTTCAACTGCTTTTGGAGCAATTTAATGACACATTAGTTAGGATACTGTTGGCTGCTGCAATCATATCTTTTGTTTTAGCTTGGTATGATGGTGAAGGAGGAGGGGAGAAGGAGATAACGGCTTTTGTGGAGCCACTTGTTATTTTCTTGATCTTGATAGTGAATGCCTTTGTGGGAATATGGCAAGAAAGTAGCGCGGAAAAAGCATTGGAGGCTTTGAAGGAAATTCAATCGGAGCATGCCGACGTAATTCGAGATGGTAAGAAGGTCTCAAGTTTGCCTGCTAAGGAACTTGTCCCCGGAGATATTGTGGAATTGAGGGTTGGTGATAAGGTACCGGCGGATATGCGGGTTTTGAATATGATAAGCTCAACTGTAAGAGTTGAACAGGGGTCATTGACCGGGGAGAGCGAAGCTGTAAGCAAGACTGTGAAGGTTGTCCCTGAGAATTCGGATATCCAAGGGAAGAAATGTATGGTCTTTGCTGGAACAACTATGGTCAATGGCAACTGTATTTGCTTGGTCACTGAGATAGGCATGAATACTGAGATTGGAAAGGTGCATTCACAGATTCATGAAGCATCACAGAGCGATACAGATACCCcattaaagaagaaattgaatgaGTTTGGCGAGGTTTTAACAATGATAATAGGAATGATTTGTATATTGGTTTGGCTTATTAATGTGAAATACTTCCTTTCTTGGGAATACGTTGATGGTTGGCCAACAAACTTTAAGTTCTCATTTGAGAAGTGCACATATTACTTCGAAATTGCGGTGGCATTGGCTGTTGCTGCAATTCCAGAAGGTTTACCAGCAGTTATTACGACATGTTTAGCACTGGGAACCCGAAAGATGGCTCAAAAGAACGCACTTGTCCGGAAGCTGCCTAGCGTAGAGACTCTTGGTTGCACAACTGTTATCTGTTCTGATAAGACAGGAACCTTGACTACCAATCAGATGGCTGTTTCGAAGCTTGTTGCTATAGGTTCAAGGTCGGGCACTCTGCGATCTTTTGATGTGGAGGGGACTACATATGATCCTTTTGATGGGAAAATACTGGGATGGCCTGTTGACGGAATGGATTCCAATCTTGAAATGATTGCCAAGATTTCTGCTGTTTGCAATGATGCTGGTGTTGAGCAATCTGGGAGGCATTATGTTGCCATTGGAATGCCTACAGAAGCAGCACTAAAG gttttggttgagaaaatggaACTTCCTGAAAAGTATGCTTCCTCTTCAGTTCCTGGGGATCCTCGAC CTACACAAGGCTGTTGTCACGTGTGGAACAAAATGGTGCAAAGGATTGCTACACTCGAGTTTGACCGTGATCGGAAGTCCATGGGAGTTATTATCAATTCCAGCTCAGGAAACAAGTCATTGCTAGTAAAG GGTGCTGTAGAGAATCTATTGGAGAGAAGCTCTTTTATCCAGTTACTTGATGGCTCTACCGTAGAACTAGATAAATATTCAAAGGATCTTATTTTACAGGTTCTTCGTGAAATGTCCACCGATGCATTACGTTGCCTTGGTTTCGCATATAAGGAAGAGCTTCCAGAGTTTGCAACATACAACGGTGATGAAGATCATCCAGCTCATCAGCTTTTGCTAAACCCCTCCAATTATTCTTCTATTGAGAGTAACCTTATTTTTGTTGGTTTAGTTGGGTTAAGG GATCCTCCTCGGAAAGAGGTTCGTCAAGCAATTGAAGACTGCAAAGCTGCTGGGATTCGTGTTATGGTCATTACAGGAGACAATAAGAACACAGCGGAAGCTATTTGTCGAGAAATTGGTGTATTCGGATATCGTGAAGATATTACTTCCAGGAGCTTAACGGGGAAGGAGTTTATGGATCATCCTGATCAGAGAAATCACCTGAGACAGAATGGAGGTCTATTATTTTCTCGAGCCGAGCCAAGGCACAAGCAGGAAATAGTGAGGTTGCTGAAGCAGGATGGTGAAGTGGTTGCAATGACTGGGGATGGAGTTAATGATGCTCCTGCCTTAAAGTTGGCTGATATTGGAGTAGCAATGGGCATCACTGGGACAGAG GTTGCAAAGGAGGCCTCTGACATGGTGCTAGCAGATGATAACTTCAGCACTATAGTTGCTGCAGTTGGGGAAGGCAGATCCATTTACGACAATATGAAGGCTTTTATAAG GTACATGATCTCCTCCAACATTGGTGAGGTTGCTTCCATATTCTTAACAGCTGCTTTGGGTATTCCAGAAGGCATGATCCCAGTTCAACTTCTCTGGGTTAATCTTGTTACTGATGGACCTCCAGCAACTGCTCTTGGATTCAATCCCCAAGACACAGATATAATGAAGAAGCCTCCAAGAAGAAGCAATGACTCATTAATCACTGCTTGGATCTTATTCCGCTACCTG GTGATTGGGTCCTATGTCGGGTTGGCCACGGTTGGGGTATTCATCATATGGTACACACACAATACCTTCATGGGCATTGATCTTAGTGGAGATGGCCATAGTCTGGTTACTTACTCTCAACTTTCCAACTGGGATAAATGCCCTTCCTGGGTAAATTTCACAGCATCTCCATTCACAGCCGGTCCCCAAGTATTCAATTTCGATACAAACCCCTGCGACTACTTTAGATCCGGGAAAATCAAAGCCTCAACACTTTCCCTCTCAGTCTTGGTCTCTATTGAGATGTTCAATTCCCTTAACGCCCTCTCTGAAGATGGAAGCTTATTGACAATGCCTCCTTGGGTTAATCCATGGCTCCTTTTGGCTATGTCAATTTCGTTTGGACTCCATTTCTTGATTCTCTACGTGCCATTCCTTGCTCAAGTGTTTGGGATTGTTCCCCTCAGCCTCAACGAATGGTTGCTGGTATTGGCAGTTGCTTTTCCAGTCATTCTGATCGATGAGGTGCTCAAATGCATTGGAAGATGCACAACCGGGCCGCGGTATTCTCCTGCAACTAAATCTATAAAGCATAAAGCTGAATGA